The Triticum dicoccoides isolate Atlit2015 ecotype Zavitan chromosome 6A, WEW_v2.0, whole genome shotgun sequence genome has a window encoding:
- the LOC119317963 gene encoding probable pectin methyltransferase QUA2, with the protein MSRPLYRGFSGGGGGKDRCADEGRHYDPKQPGENGIGAATPARGRKRRLAAAAARIGVLVLAAAALVGSVAWAGSLYAGRGAAAAMAAASAHRGYRRLQEQLITDLLDIGVLAGGGLRSREAEACAAEYENHVPCYYNGSDAVDVSDLGGGVVISYERQCAREGRATCLVAPPRAYRTPVRWPSSKDFIWKDNVRISGHEFSSGSLFKRMMVEEDQISFPSDAHLSDGVEDYAHRIAEMIGLRNEFNFNEAGVRTVLDIECGFGTLGAHLFERDLLTMCIANYESSGSQVQITLERGIPALIGSFASKQLPYPYLSFDMVHCARCNVEWDKNDGVFLVEVDRLLRPGGYFVWTTSLNTHRALRDKENQKKWATIRALANNLCWEMLSQQDETNVWKKTNKRDCYSSRKSEPMLCAKSHDPESPYYKPLNPCIAGTRSKRWIPIEHRTAWPSQARLNSTELDIHGVNSEDFGEDTSTWDSMVRNYWSLLSPLIFSDHPKRPGDEEPHPPFNMLRNVLDMNAHFGGFNAALLKSGKSVWVMNVVPTNAPNYLPLIFDRGLIGVQHDWCEAFPTYPRTYDMVHADGFLSLEKRQKRRCSTLDIFLEVDRILRPEGWIIIRDTAPLIEAARSVAAQLRWDARILDLDIASDEKLLVCQKPFLKK; encoded by the exons ATGTCGCGGCCGCTGTACCGGGGGTTCTCGGGGGGCGGCGGCGGGAAGGACCGCTGCGCCGACGAGGGCCGCCACTACGACCCCAAGCAGCCCGGCGAGAACGGCATTGGCGCGGCCACCCCCGCGCGGGGGAGGAAGCGGCGCCTCGCGGCCGCGGCGGCGAGGATCGGGGTCCTCGTGCTCGCCGCGGCGGCGCTCGTGGGGTCGGTGGCGTGGGCCGGGTCGCTCTACGCGGGGCGCGGGGCCGCCGCGGCGATGGCGGCCGCCTCGGCGCACCGCGGCTACCGGCGGCTGCAGGAGCAGCTGATCACCGACCTGCTCGACATCGGCGTGCTCGCCGGCGGCGGGCTCCGCTCGCGGGAGGCGGAGGCGTGCGCGGCCGAGTACGAGAACCACGTGCCCTGCTACTACAACGGCTCGGACGCCGTCGACGTCTCGGATCTGGGCGGCGGCGTCGTCATCAGCTACGAGCGCCAGTGCGCGCGGGAGGGCAGGGCCACCTGCCTCGTCGCGCCGCCGCGGGCCTACCGCACCCCCGTGCGCTGGCCCAGCAGCAAGGACTTCATCTGGAAGGACAACGTGCGGATTAGCGGCCATGAATTCTCCTCGGGGAGCCTCTTCAAGAG GATGATGGTGGAAGAGGACCAGATCTCCTTCCCGTCGGACGCACATTTGTCTGACGGCGTGGAGGATTACGCGCATCGGATTGCCGAGATGATTGGCCTGCGGAACGAGTTCAATTTCAATGAGGCCGGG GTGAGGACAGTCCTTGATATAGAATGTGGATTTGGTACCTTGGGGGCACATTTATTTGAGAGAGACCTCTTGACTATGTGCATTGCTAACTATGAGTCATCGGGCAGTCAAGTGCAAATCACACTAGAGAGAGGAATTCCTGCACTGATTGGTTCATTTGCATCAAAGCAGCTTCCATATCCCTATCTTTCATTTGACATGGTGCACTGtgcaagatgcaatgttgaatgggACAAAAACG ATGGTGTTTTCTTGGTTGAAGTAGACAGGCTCTTGAGGCCTGGTGGATACTTTGTTTGGACAACAAGTCTGAATACACACAGGGCCTTACGTGACAAAGAAAATCAAAAGAAATGGGCAACCATCCGCGCCTTGGCTAATAACCTCTGTTGGGAGATGTTGTCACAACAAGATGAGACAAATGTGTGGAAAAAGACAAATAAAAGGGATTGTTACAGTTCAAG GAAATCCGAACCTATGCTTTGTGCTAAAAGTCATGATCCCGAATCACCATACTACAAACCACTAAATCCCTGTATAGCAGGAACAAGAAGTAAGCGTTGGATCCCCATTGAACATCGCACAGCATGGCCTTCTCAGGCTAGATTGAACTCAACAGAGCTTGATATACATG GTGTGAATTCAGAAGACTTTGGTGAGGATACTTCCACCTGGGACTCCATGGTGCGAAACTACTGGTCTTTATTGTCTCCACTTATATTTTCTGATCATCCAAAGAGACCTGGTGATGAGGAGCCACATCCACCATTTAACATGCTTAGGAATGTTCTGGATATGAATGCTCACTTTGGTGGATTTAATGCTGCTTTACTCAAGTCTGGAAAATCTGTATGGGTGATGAATGTTGTTCCTACAAATGCCCCGAACTATCTGCCACTTATTTTTGACCGTGGACTTATTGGGGTTCAACACGACTG GTGTGAAGCATTTCCAACTTACCCGAGAACATATGATATGGTACATGCTGATGGCTTTCTATCACTTGAAAAGCGCCAAAAACGTAGATGTTCTACTCTTGACATATTCTTGGAAGTTGATCGCATCCTAAGACCAGAG GGCTGGATTATAATACGTGACACAGCCCCTCTTATTGAAGCTGCAAGATCTGTTGCTGCTCAGCTCAGATGGGATGCCCGTATATTGGATCTTGACATAGCTAGCGATGAAAAACTGTTGGTCTGTCAGAAGCCCTTTCTGAAAAAATAA
- the LOC119317965 gene encoding 5'-adenylylsulfate reductase-like 3, giving the protein MGRGSPRWAALLLLLLLLAAAGLSSAHPGACPVPAAAEAVLGPPSTCSPLDRRLGDPVGVIEGDEATLARAVNLLYLNKDEYIAVLFYASWCPFSQECKPNFEKLAHLFPTIRHFAFEESAIRPSIISRYGIHGFPTLFLLNSTMRVRYHGPRTVKPLAAFYSDVSGISASVESTTGEAMPHPLDEIEPKKDVEPENCPFWWARSPENILQQDTYLALAASFVILRLLYLLFPRIVSAAKWAWRRHTLFANLMGVHEYFFTYLEQARQKLSRLYPSKRGNLQEGARNATAWASKSLASVSIGEPSTIGRTNSTNELR; this is encoded by the exons ATGGGCCGGGGGTCGCCGCGGTGggcggcgctgctgctgctgctcctcctcctcgccgccgcgggGCTCTCCTCCGCGCATCCCGGGGCGTGCCCGGTGCCCGCCGCGGCGGAGGCCGTGCTCGGGCCTCCCagcacctgctcgccgctggatcgCCGCCTCGGCGACCCGGTCGGCGTCATCGAG GGAGATGAGGCTACATTGGCGAGGGCAGTCAATCTTCTTTACTTGAACAAAGATGAGTACATTGCTGTACTTTTCTATGCCTCGTGGTGCCCGTTTTCACAAGAGTGCAAACCTAATTTCGAGAAGTTGGCTCACTTATTCCCAACTATTCGCCATTTTGCATTTGAGGAATCTGCAATTAGGCCAAG CATAATATCAAGATATGGAATTCATGGTTTTCCAACACTATTTCTCTTGAATTCAACAATGCGAGTGAGGTACCATGGACCTCGAACTGTTAAGCCACTAGCTGCTTTCTACAGTGATGTTTCAG GCATCAGTGCATCAGTGGAGTCAACCACTGGGGAGGCCATGCCACACCCGTTAGATGAAATTGAGCCAAAAAAGGATGTTGAACCGGAAAATTGTCCATTCTGGTGGGCGCGTTCACCCGAAAATATACTCCAGCAGGATACGTATCTAGCACTGGCAGCTTCTTTTGTAATCCTGCGGTTGCTGTATCTTCTATTCCCAAGGATAGTttctgcagcaaaatgggcatggaGGAGGCATACTCTGTTTGCGAACTTGATGGGCGTGCATGAATATTTCTTCACCTACCTCGAGCAAGCAAGACAGAAATTGAGTAGGTTATACCCTTCGAAGCGAGGGAATTTACAGGAGGGGGCAAGGAATGCCACTGCCTGGGCCTCCAAATCATTAGCATCTGTGTCAATCGGAGAACCAAGCACTATCGGAAGGACGAACTCCACGAATGAACTGAGGTGA